The following proteins come from a genomic window of Halomicroarcula saliterrae:
- a CDS encoding RPA family protein, protein MASTPTREVARRVFAREFNDASYTFKESDDDRAPVYVLLPTGQRANRVFLVGTLTETEDVGEDSEYWQGRVVDPNGDTFFMYAGQYQPDAASMLRELEPPAYVAVVGKPRTYETDEGDVNVSVRPESISQVDEATRDRWVVEAAERTLDRIRRFTDADTEDPDIDEYVAMAHEEYGDDVEPYRQSVVGALESMEEPAEASAD, encoded by the coding sequence ATGGCGAGCACACCAACCCGCGAAGTCGCCCGACGCGTCTTCGCCCGCGAGTTCAACGACGCGAGCTACACGTTCAAGGAATCCGACGACGACCGAGCGCCGGTGTACGTCCTGTTGCCGACGGGTCAGCGCGCGAACCGTGTGTTCCTGGTCGGCACCCTCACGGAGACCGAGGACGTCGGCGAGGACAGTGAGTACTGGCAGGGACGGGTCGTCGACCCGAACGGCGACACGTTCTTCATGTACGCCGGGCAGTACCAGCCCGACGCGGCCTCGATGCTGCGCGAGCTGGAGCCGCCGGCCTACGTGGCGGTCGTGGGCAAACCCCGGACCTACGAGACCGACGAGGGCGACGTTAACGTCTCCGTCCGCCCCGAGTCCATCTCGCAGGTCGACGAAGCGACCCGCGACCGCTGGGTCGTCGAGGCGGCCGAGCGGACGCTCGACCGCATCCGCCGCTTTACCGACGCCGACACCGAGGACCCGGACATCGACGAGTACGTCGCGATGGCCCACGAGGAGTACGGCGACGACGTCGAGCCGTACCGGCAGTCCGTCGTCGGGGCCTTAGAGAGCATGGAAGAGCCGGCGGAAGCCAGCGCCGACTGA
- a CDS encoding VOC family protein codes for MDPTAHHFAVTVSNLDRAVAFYRDTLGLDVLSEFSVGGDGFETGVGIDGASAEFVHMDAGDARIELVEYTPEGDSRSEGRLNQPGATHLGLEVADLDSVYESLPNGVETVAEPQTTESGTRILFVRDPDGTLVELLET; via the coding sequence ATGGACCCCACCGCACATCACTTCGCCGTCACCGTCAGCAATCTCGACCGCGCCGTCGCCTTCTACCGCGACACCCTCGGGCTCGACGTGCTGAGCGAGTTCTCCGTCGGCGGCGACGGCTTCGAGACCGGCGTCGGTATCGACGGGGCCAGCGCCGAGTTCGTCCACATGGACGCCGGCGACGCCCGGATCGAACTCGTCGAGTACACGCCCGAGGGGGACAGCCGCTCCGAGGGCCGACTCAATCAGCCCGGAGCGACGCATCTGGGGCTGGAAGTCGCGGACCTCGATTCGGTGTACGAGTCGCTCCCGAACGGCGTCGAGACCGTCGCCGAGCCACAGACGACCGAGAGCGGAACGCGTATCCTGTTCGTCCGGGACCCCGACGGCACGCTGGTCGAACTCCTTGAGACGTGA
- a CDS encoding CopG family transcriptional regulator — MGNKNKTISFRVSEDKFETLREIAEERDISLSAVFRDYVDTLVAHDGQVTVAPDHELEAATAEESSAESFPPKVEVPKSFVREHERLELEAEHLREQLEEHKRYVTKLRTQLDEMDQDEVIHLEDLDEGEDEDASYRIGSFDDEF; from the coding sequence ATGGGGAACAAAAACAAGACTATCTCCTTCCGGGTCAGCGAGGACAAGTTCGAGACGCTTCGCGAGATCGCGGAGGAGCGCGACATCTCCCTCTCTGCGGTCTTTCGCGACTACGTCGACACGCTCGTCGCCCACGACGGGCAGGTGACGGTCGCGCCGGACCACGAACTGGAGGCCGCGACGGCAGAGGAGAGCAGCGCCGAGAGCTTCCCGCCGAAAGTCGAGGTGCCAAAGAGCTTCGTCCGCGAGCACGAGCGGCTGGAACTGGAGGCAGAACACCTCCGCGAGCAGCTAGAGGAGCACAAACGCTACGTGACGAAGCTGCGAACCCAGCTGGACGAGATGGACCAGGACGAGGTCATCCACCTCGAAGATCTGGACGAAGGCGAGGACGAAGACGCGTCCTACCGCATCGGGAGCTTCGACGACGAGTTCTGA
- a CDS encoding helix-turn-helix domain-containing protein: protein MKHVRLELTANGRESDIHPMYDVLANAPFVERATALQWNWAGDTLGILHYIVGDIEAYEAAATDIDEVIECELEPAGDDAFYAYIFDELTPASRAMFEPASYSGLVVVPPMVYHENGDVSISAFGPAEVLQRAIEQMPDPIEITVRSVSGLTGLPQVTESYLSDRQQAALTAGLELGYYDVPREASQEDVAAALDCAPSTAAEHLRKGEAKLVSATVGSR, encoded by the coding sequence ATGAAACACGTCCGGCTGGAGCTGACCGCCAACGGCCGCGAGTCGGATATTCATCCGATGTACGACGTGCTCGCGAACGCCCCGTTCGTCGAGCGGGCGACGGCGCTGCAGTGGAACTGGGCGGGCGACACGCTCGGCATCCTCCACTACATCGTCGGCGATATCGAGGCTTACGAAGCGGCTGCGACCGACATCGACGAGGTCATCGAGTGCGAACTGGAGCCGGCCGGCGACGACGCGTTCTACGCGTACATCTTCGACGAGCTGACGCCGGCCTCGCGAGCCATGTTCGAGCCCGCCAGCTACAGCGGGCTCGTCGTCGTCCCACCGATGGTGTACCACGAGAACGGCGACGTGTCGATATCCGCGTTCGGACCGGCCGAGGTGTTACAGCGGGCCATAGAGCAGATGCCGGACCCCATCGAAATCACCGTCCGGTCGGTCAGCGGCCTGACTGGGCTCCCGCAGGTGACCGAGAGCTATCTCAGCGACCGCCAGCAGGCTGCCCTGACCGCCGGCCTCGAACTGGGCTACTACGACGTCCCGCGGGAGGCGAGTCAGGAAGACGTGGCCGCGGCGCTGGACTGTGCGCCCAGTACGGCCGCCGAACACCTCAGAAAAGGGGAGGCGAAACTCGTCAGCGCCACGGTCGGGTCACGGTAG
- a CDS encoding SDR family oxidoreductase, translating to MRTLVTGATGTLGEALLSRLQSAGHDVRAASRSPPAGDGDCEWVELDLTSGDGVAAAVEDVDTVVHAATAPTGDTEAVDVAGTERLLDAAADVGVSNFVYPSIVGVDDIPYSYYDHKLAAERAVEASDVPGTILRATQFHEFLADIAGTLSKLPVWPLPTAMRLQPVAAGEVADVLVDHAVAEPRGRMPPVTGPEIHTVGDLARSYRTARGLRRPVVRLPIPTATVRAFRDGRATRPDRAVGTVTWTEWLRNEVADQSDVSDAETGPRADTI from the coding sequence ATGCGAACACTGGTGACAGGCGCGACGGGGACGCTCGGCGAGGCACTGCTTTCGCGACTGCAGTCGGCCGGCCACGACGTTCGGGCGGCCAGTCGCTCGCCGCCGGCGGGTGACGGGGACTGCGAGTGGGTCGAACTGGACCTCACGAGCGGCGACGGGGTCGCCGCCGCTGTGGAGGATGTCGACACCGTCGTCCACGCCGCGACGGCGCCGACGGGCGACACCGAGGCGGTCGACGTCGCGGGAACCGAGCGGCTGCTCGACGCGGCGGCCGACGTCGGGGTCTCGAACTTCGTCTACCCCTCTATCGTCGGCGTCGACGATATCCCGTACTCGTACTACGACCACAAGCTGGCGGCCGAACGGGCTGTCGAGGCTAGCGACGTGCCCGGCACTATCCTCCGGGCGACGCAGTTCCACGAGTTCCTCGCCGACATCGCCGGGACGCTCTCGAAGCTCCCGGTGTGGCCGCTGCCGACGGCGATGCGGTTACAGCCGGTCGCGGCCGGCGAGGTGGCCGACGTGCTCGTCGACCACGCTGTCGCCGAGCCCCGCGGCCGGATGCCGCCGGTAACGGGACCCGAGATTCACACCGTCGGCGACCTCGCTCGCAGCTACCGGACGGCGAGGGGACTCCGACGCCCCGTCGTCCGGCTGCCGATACCCACCGCGACCGTCCGCGCGTTCCGGGACGGGCGAGCGACTCGGCCGGACCGGGCGGTCGGGACGGTGACGTGGACCGAGTGGCTCCGGAACGAAGTTGCCGACCAGTCCGACGTGTCGGACGCCGAGACGGGACCGCGAGCCGACACTATCTGA
- a CDS encoding DUF5814 domain-containing protein encodes MAITDKIYVKNHRQLASQLETSFPKGAFKGATLDILFQGEGLAKLDDASRDRVLDFAEDFMDCDCQAAPHCGCPERKFISYLLELREQGLGPDAIVDVMTDDYMLYAYPGDVLSFLDNSVRTLEAIETLAGVDGEREIERLAGERRNHLVR; translated from the coding sequence GTGGCCATCACCGACAAGATATACGTCAAGAACCATCGGCAACTCGCCTCCCAGCTGGAGACGAGCTTCCCGAAGGGGGCGTTCAAAGGGGCGACACTCGACATCCTCTTTCAGGGCGAGGGGCTGGCGAAACTCGACGACGCCTCCCGCGACCGGGTGCTCGATTTCGCGGAGGACTTCATGGACTGTGACTGCCAGGCCGCCCCCCACTGTGGCTGCCCGGAGCGGAAGTTCATCAGCTACCTGCTGGAGCTTCGCGAACAGGGGCTGGGTCCCGACGCCATCGTCGACGTGATGACCGACGACTACATGCTGTATGCCTATCCCGGCGACGTCCTCTCGTTTCTCGACAACAGCGTCCGGACGCTCGAAGCCATCGAGACGCTGGCCGGCGTCGACGGGGAGCGCGAGATAGAGCGGCTCGCCGGCGAGCGGCGGAACCACCTCGTCAGATAG
- a CDS encoding PKD domain-containing protein — protein sequence MTGPRQRVRAVVLSVILLGSVVAVAPGLVGTAAAAGNGPAGMSGDGTAEDPFVITNATQLQAMAENLTAHYALGNDVDASATATWNGGLGFDPVGNSTDQFEGSFDGRNYAITALTIDRPTESNVGLFGETTGSTVGNVTLASVSVEGADDVGGLVGDGSGTIDDVTVSGRVEGTDYVGGLVGYSFIGVSNATVDVTVTGGIDVGGLVGLNYGDIDDSAATGDVTGTDYVGGLAGFSDADVSRSWATGTVDGSSEVGGLLGNNYNEFSDVTDSWASGAVNGTDIVGGLVGRNSGDLVDSNASGAVTGTSRVGGLVGKLGGSEDGGVVADSWATGDVSGGTDTGGLAGMSIGAIANATATGDVDGDTNTGGLVGNNTEQTLFSVRYAGSIERSTAAGTVVGAQNTGGLVGWNNQTLANASARGNVTGTDNVGGLVGLASSAVTDSFSVGHVDGGSAADGNDVGGAIGEVTGFAVRTDGVYWNNETTDQTVGVGRGEVPPALTPQARTTAQMTGAAAEPNMTALDFAGTWDTTNRYPHLSHQPTFDVAITDTPNSVTVGETASVEATVTNAGATADTQSVWVVDGERTFVPVTLEPGESVTVTLAWQTVASDVTGDRVTVLTPDRTATAAVPVEPVDDTAPTADAGGNETLTVEPGESVAFDASASTDNDDITAYEWDFGDGTRVSGEQANHSYDSAGTYTVTLTVTDPAGNEANDTRTVRVASPPSGGSVDGSSSNVETEVDVRRTGEGWRVTVTGARPTRPVAATLGAETAADRRNLTVAAIRLNHSQVDYFWLDFVTEDGSERAPAFAATTGARSVGTITVEHSIADEKVDDATVRFRVHERALDTATDTESVTLYRQESDGWTALPTTLVDETDTHYHFRSVSPGLSVFAVGTAGPAFEVTEASVGDAAIEPGQSTDVTATVANRGDANGTYALELTADGSVVASQSVDVPAGEERTVTVTPAFETAGTYALAVGGESAGELTVRAATTTAEQPTTDRPAATATGTPTDEAEAAGLSRTSIAAVVIVLALIAAVGVWYRQS from the coding sequence GCGCTCGGCAACGACGTCGACGCCAGCGCGACGGCGACGTGGAACGGCGGTCTGGGCTTCGACCCGGTCGGGAACAGTACCGACCAGTTCGAGGGGAGTTTCGACGGGCGGAACTACGCGATTACGGCCCTCACCATCGACCGACCGACGGAGTCCAACGTCGGGCTGTTCGGCGAGACCACCGGTTCGACGGTCGGGAACGTCACGCTGGCGTCCGTCTCGGTCGAAGGAGCCGACGACGTCGGTGGCCTCGTCGGTGACGGCAGCGGGACGATAGACGACGTGACGGTGAGTGGTCGGGTCGAGGGCACCGACTACGTCGGCGGTCTCGTCGGCTACTCGTTCATCGGCGTCTCGAACGCCACAGTAGACGTCACGGTGACCGGCGGCATCGACGTCGGTGGGCTGGTCGGCCTGAACTACGGCGATATCGACGACTCAGCGGCGACCGGCGACGTCACCGGCACCGACTACGTCGGTGGGCTGGCCGGGTTTAGCGACGCGGACGTGTCTCGCTCGTGGGCGACGGGGACCGTCGACGGCTCGTCGGAGGTCGGTGGCCTGCTCGGAAACAACTACAACGAGTTCTCCGACGTGACCGATTCGTGGGCCAGCGGGGCGGTCAACGGCACCGACATCGTCGGTGGCCTGGTCGGGCGCAACAGCGGCGACCTGGTCGACTCGAACGCGAGCGGGGCCGTGACGGGGACCAGTCGCGTCGGTGGGCTCGTCGGCAAGCTCGGCGGGTCGGAAGACGGCGGCGTCGTCGCCGATTCGTGGGCGACGGGCGACGTCTCCGGCGGGACTGACACCGGGGGACTGGCCGGGATGAGCATCGGAGCCATCGCGAACGCGACGGCCACCGGCGACGTCGACGGAGACACGAACACCGGCGGGCTCGTGGGCAACAACACCGAACAGACGCTGTTTTCGGTCCGTTACGCCGGGAGCATCGAGCGCTCGACCGCGGCGGGGACCGTCGTCGGTGCGCAGAACACGGGCGGGCTGGTCGGCTGGAACAATCAGACTCTCGCGAACGCCTCGGCCCGCGGGAACGTCACCGGCACCGACAACGTGGGCGGGCTGGTCGGACTCGCCAGCAGCGCCGTCACCGACTCGTTCTCTGTCGGCCACGTCGACGGCGGCTCGGCCGCCGACGGGAACGACGTCGGCGGCGCGATCGGGGAGGTGACCGGGTTCGCGGTCCGAACGGACGGTGTCTACTGGAACAACGAGACGACCGACCAGACGGTCGGTGTTGGCCGGGGCGAGGTGCCGCCAGCGCTGACACCACAGGCGCGTACTACCGCACAGATGACGGGCGCGGCCGCCGAGCCGAACATGACCGCCCTCGACTTCGCCGGGACGTGGGACACGACGAATCGCTATCCCCACCTGTCACACCAGCCGACGTTCGACGTGGCCATCACCGATACGCCGAACTCGGTGACGGTCGGGGAGACCGCCAGCGTCGAGGCGACCGTCACGAACGCGGGTGCGACGGCGGACACCCAGTCGGTGTGGGTCGTCGACGGGGAGCGAACGTTCGTCCCGGTGACGCTCGAACCGGGCGAGTCGGTGACAGTCACCTTGGCGTGGCAGACCGTGGCGAGCGACGTCACCGGTGATCGCGTGACGGTCCTGACGCCGGACCGGACGGCGACGGCGGCGGTGCCGGTCGAACCCGTCGACGACACCGCGCCGACCGCCGACGCGGGCGGGAACGAGACGCTGACTGTCGAGCCGGGCGAGTCGGTGGCGTTCGACGCCAGCGCGTCGACGGACAACGACGATATCACGGCCTACGAGTGGGACTTCGGCGACGGAACGCGCGTGTCGGGCGAACAGGCCAACCACAGCTACGACTCGGCCGGAACGTACACCGTCACCCTGACCGTGACCGACCCCGCGGGCAACGAGGCGAACGACACGCGGACCGTGCGCGTCGCCTCGCCGCCGTCGGGGGGCTCCGTCGACGGGTCGTCCTCCAACGTCGAGACCGAAGTCGACGTCCGCCGGACGGGCGAGGGGTGGCGTGTCACCGTGACGGGCGCGCGACCGACCAGGCCCGTCGCCGCCACGCTCGGCGCCGAGACGGCGGCCGACCGCCGGAACCTCACAGTCGCGGCTATCCGGCTGAACCACAGCCAGGTCGACTACTTCTGGCTCGATTTCGTCACTGAGGACGGAAGCGAGCGCGCCCCGGCGTTCGCGGCGACCACCGGCGCCCGGTCGGTCGGAACTATCACCGTCGAGCACAGCATCGCCGACGAGAAGGTCGACGACGCGACGGTCCGCTTCCGGGTGCACGAGCGCGCACTGGACACCGCGACCGACACCGAGTCGGTCACGCTGTACCGGCAAGAGAGCGACGGCTGGACCGCTCTCCCGACGACGCTGGTCGACGAAACCGACACGCACTACCACTTCCGGAGCGTCTCGCCGGGGCTCTCCGTGTTCGCCGTCGGGACGGCCGGGCCCGCCTTCGAGGTGACCGAAGCGAGCGTCGGCGACGCGGCTATCGAGCCCGGACAGTCGACCGACGTGACCGCCACCGTCGCCAACCGCGGCGACGCGAACGGGACGTACGCGCTCGAACTCACCGCGGACGGCTCGGTCGTCGCGAGCCAGTCCGTCGACGTGCCCGCCGGCGAAGAACGGACGGTGACGGTCACCCCTGCCTTCGAAACGGCCGGGACGTACGCCCTCGCCGTCGGCGGCGAGTCGGCCGGCGAGCTAACCGTGCGAGCGGCGACGACCACCGCGGAGCAGCCGACGACCGACCGGCCCGCGGCCACCGCAACCGGAACGCCGACCGACGAGGCGGAGGCGGCCGGGTTGAGCCGCACCAGCATCGCCGCCGTGGTCATCGTGCTGGCGCTCATCGCTGCCGTCGGCGTCTGGTACCGACAGTCCTGA